The proteins below come from a single Vanacampus margaritifer isolate UIUO_Vmar chromosome 10, RoL_Vmar_1.0, whole genome shotgun sequence genomic window:
- the LOC144059425 gene encoding neuronal acetylcholine receptor subunit beta-2-like, with protein MAVLAKAALLLLVVAASQTALCAEVEERLVGHLLSADRYNKLIRPAVNNSQQVTIYIQVSLAQLINVNEREQIMTTNCWLTQVWNDYRLMWDPDEYDGIKKIRLPTQHIWLPDIVLYNNADGTYEVSFYSNAVVSNNGEVAWLPPAIYKSACKIEVRDFPFDQQNCTLKFRSWTYDHTEIDLILLSDFASRDDFKPSGEWDIVSLPGRKNEDPDDIRYLDITYDFIIKRKPLFYTINLIIPCILITSLAILVFYLPSDCGEKMTLCISVLLALTVFLLLISKIVPPTSLAVPLIGKYLMFTMVLVTFSIVTSVCVLNVHHRSPSTHTMPPWVKRVFMYRLPSYLFMRRPGRSNIRERFRKKHQQRSFSEKKTGADGGTGSLGLADSSSSFYVNEDSAKRYGWTFSDFADNTEFRRRTTLKSSIDVEDAVDGVRYIADKMKSEDDDEGIIEDWKYVAMVIDRLFLWIFVCVCVVGTLGLFMQPLFQSYNTPIVEDMDQN; from the exons ctGCCTTGTGCGCAGAGGTGGAGGAACGTCTGGTGGGTCACCTGTTGTCGGCAGACCGCTACAACAAACTGATCAGACCGGCCGTCAACAACAGCCAACAAGTCACCATTTACATCCAAGTGTCACTGGCCCAACTCATCAACGTG aATGAGAGGGAACAGATCATGACCACCAACTGTTGGCTTACTCAG GTGTGGAACGACTACAGATTAATGTGGGACCCCGATGAGTATGATGGCATCAAGAAAATCCGCCTCCCGACACAACACATTTGGCTGCCAGACATCGTCCTCTACAACAA CGCCGACGGCACCTACGAAGTCTCCTTCTACTCCAACGCGGTGGTCTCCAACAACGGCGAGGTGGCCTGGCTCCCCCCCGCCATCTACAAGTCGGCCTGCAAGATCGAGGTCCGCGATTTCCCCTTCGACCAGCAGAACTGCACCCTCAAGTTTCGCTCGTGGACGTACGACCACACCGAGATCGACCTCATCCTCCTGAGCGACTTTGCCAGCCGCGACGATTTCAAACCCAGCGGCGAGTGGGACATCGTGTCGCTGCCGGGCCGCAAGAACGAAGACCCCGATGACATCAGGTACCTGGACATCACTTACGACTTCATCATTAAGAGAAAACCTCTCTTCTACACCATCAACCTGATCATCCCTTGCATCCTGATCACATCTTTGGCCATTCTGGTCTTCTACCTGCCGTCAGACTGTGGTGAGAAGATGACGCTGTGCATCTCTGTGCTCCTGGCCCTCACTGTGTTCTTACTCCTTATCTCAAAGATTGTGCCACCCACATCATTAGCAGTGCCTCTGATCGGGAAGTACCTGATGTTCACCATGGTGCTTGTCACCTTTTCCATCGTCACCAGTGTTTGCGTGCTCAACGTGCACCATCGCTCCCCGAGCACGCACACCATGCCCCCTTGGGTCAAACGCGTCTTCATGTACCGACTTCCCTCCTACCTTTTCATGCGGAGACCCGGCAGATCCAACATACGCGAGAGGTTCCGGAAAAAACACCAACAGCGATCGTTCTCGGAGAAGAAAACCGGGGCAGACGGAGGGACGGGTTCCCTGGGACTGGCCGACTCGTCCTCGTCCTTCTACGTCAACGAGGATTCGGCCAAACGCTACGGCTGGACGTTCAGCGACTTTGCCGACAACACCGAGTTCAGGAGGAGGACGACGCTGAAAAGCAGCATCGACGTGGAGGATGCCGTGGATGGCGTGCGCTATATTGCGGACAAGATGAAgagtgaggatgatgatgaaggg ATCATTGAGGATTGGAAGTACGTGGCGATGGTGATCGATCGCCTCTTCCTGTggatctttgtgtgtgtttgcgtggtGGGAACCTTAGGCCTCTTCATGCAGCCTCTGTTCCAGAGTTACAACACCCCCATTGTTGAAGACATGGACCAGAACTGA